In Synechococcus sp. UW69, the following are encoded in one genomic region:
- the rpsF gene encoding 30S ribosomal protein S6 → MTHDPYYETMYILRPDIPEEEVESHVTKYRDMLVEAGADVLDNQMRGKRRLAYPIAKHKEGIYVQLSHNGDGQHVAVLEKAMRLSEDVIRYLTVKQEGPLPAPRVMPGSEAAQQQQAETATAAAASAD, encoded by the coding sequence ATGACGCACGATCCGTACTACGAAACCATGTACATCCTCCGTCCGGACATTCCGGAAGAGGAGGTCGAAAGCCATGTCACCAAGTACCGCGACATGCTCGTGGAAGCCGGTGCTGATGTGCTGGACAACCAGATGCGCGGAAAGCGCCGCCTGGCCTATCCGATTGCCAAGCACAAGGAAGGCATCTACGTGCAGCTGAGCCATAACGGTGATGGCCAGCACGTTGCTGTTCTCGAGAAGGCCATGCGCCTCAGTGAGGACGTGATCCGCTACCTGACCGTGAAGCAGGAAGGTCCCCTTCCCGCACCTCGGGTGATGCCCGGTAGTGAAGCTGCTCAGCAACAGCAAGCCGAAACAGCTACAGCTGCAGCTGCATCAGCTGACTGA
- a CDS encoding DUF3134 domain-containing protein, translating into MSDLVDLNALDSVNPSLTRYGRRDPAPVLPLREEPDLLSWLETSGRLVADEESGSPEVSTVEEEELSALMGEKEDYNKDDEQNEEQWED; encoded by the coding sequence ATGAGCGATCTGGTTGATTTAAACGCCCTGGACAGCGTCAACCCGTCCCTCACCCGCTACGGGCGCCGTGACCCAGCACCCGTGCTGCCCCTGCGAGAGGAGCCCGATCTCCTGTCCTGGCTGGAAACCAGCGGCCGTCTCGTCGCGGACGAAGAATCCGGTTCCCCCGAAGTGAGCACTGTCGAAGAGGAAGAACTCTCGGCGCTCATGGGTGAGAAAGAGGATTACAACAAGGATGACGAGCAAAATGAGGAGCAGTGGGAGGACTGA
- the dnaK gene encoding molecular chaperone DnaK, which translates to MGKVVGIDLGTTNSCVSVMEGGKPTVIANAEGFRTTPSVVAYTKNQDQLVGQIAKRQAVMNPDNTFYSVKRFIGRRVDEVNEESKEVSYGVEKAGSNVKVKCPVLEKQFAPEEVSAQVLRKLSEDAGKYLGETVTQAVITVPAYFNDSQRQATKDAGKIAGLEVLRIINEPTAAALAYGLDKKSNERILVFDLGGGTFDVSVLEVGDGVFEVLSTAGDTHLGGDDFDKVIVDHLAETFKSNEGIDLRQDKQALQRLTEAAEKAKVELSNATQSEINLPFITATPEGPKHLDLTLTRAKFEELASKLIDRCAMPVEQALKDAKLSSGELDEIVMVGGSTRIPAVLELVKRITGKDPNQTVNPDEVVAVGAAIQGGVLAGEVKDILLLDVTPLSLGVETLGGVMTKMITRNTTVPTKKTETYSTAVDGQTNVEIHVLQGEREMASDNKSLGTFRLDGIPPAPRGVPQIEVTFDIDANGILSVTAKDKGSGKEQSISITGASTLSDTEVDKMVKDAEANASADKEKREKIDLKNQAETLVYQAEKQMGELGDKVDADAKAKLEEKRLQLKEATEKDDYDAMKTLLEELQQELYTVGASVYQQEGAAAGGGAPGADAGAGANAGGGDASDDVIDAEFTETK; encoded by the coding sequence ATGGGAAAGGTTGTCGGCATTGACCTTGGCACCACGAACAGCTGTGTTTCCGTGATGGAGGGCGGCAAGCCCACCGTGATCGCAAACGCCGAGGGCTTCCGCACGACGCCCTCCGTGGTTGCTTACACCAAGAACCAGGATCAGTTGGTGGGTCAGATCGCCAAACGTCAGGCGGTGATGAACCCGGACAACACGTTTTATTCCGTCAAACGCTTCATTGGCCGTCGTGTCGATGAGGTGAACGAGGAATCGAAGGAGGTGAGCTACGGCGTTGAGAAGGCCGGCTCCAACGTGAAGGTGAAGTGCCCGGTTCTCGAAAAGCAATTCGCACCTGAGGAGGTCTCAGCGCAGGTATTGCGCAAGCTGTCTGAGGATGCCGGAAAGTATCTCGGTGAAACCGTCACCCAGGCGGTGATCACGGTTCCCGCCTACTTCAACGATTCCCAGCGCCAGGCCACCAAGGACGCCGGCAAGATCGCTGGCCTTGAGGTGCTGCGCATCATCAACGAGCCCACCGCTGCGGCTCTGGCCTATGGCCTCGATAAGAAGAGCAATGAGCGCATCTTGGTCTTCGACCTCGGCGGCGGCACCTTCGACGTTTCCGTTTTGGAAGTCGGCGACGGCGTGTTCGAGGTGCTCTCCACCGCCGGAGACACCCACCTCGGCGGTGACGATTTTGACAAGGTGATCGTGGATCACCTGGCCGAGACCTTCAAATCCAACGAAGGTATTGATCTTCGTCAGGACAAGCAGGCTCTGCAGCGTCTGACCGAGGCCGCTGAAAAGGCCAAGGTTGAGCTGTCCAATGCCACTCAGAGCGAGATCAACCTGCCGTTCATCACGGCAACGCCCGAGGGTCCGAAGCACCTAGACCTCACCTTGACCCGCGCCAAGTTCGAGGAACTGGCCTCCAAGCTGATTGATCGTTGTGCCATGCCCGTGGAGCAGGCGCTCAAGGACGCCAAGCTCTCTTCCGGTGAGCTGGACGAGATCGTGATGGTGGGTGGTTCCACCCGCATCCCGGCGGTGCTGGAACTGGTCAAGCGCATCACCGGTAAAGATCCCAACCAGACGGTGAACCCCGACGAGGTGGTGGCTGTTGGAGCTGCCATCCAGGGCGGTGTGCTGGCCGGAGAGGTGAAGGACATCCTTCTTCTCGACGTCACGCCCCTCTCTCTGGGTGTGGAGACCCTCGGCGGTGTGATGACCAAGATGATCACCCGCAACACCACGGTTCCCACCAAGAAGACAGAGACCTACTCCACGGCTGTGGATGGTCAGACCAACGTGGAGATTCACGTGCTCCAGGGCGAGCGCGAGATGGCATCCGACAACAAGTCGCTCGGAACCTTCCGTCTTGATGGCATTCCTCCGGCACCCCGCGGCGTGCCTCAGATCGAGGTGACCTTCGACATCGATGCCAACGGCATCCTCAGCGTCACCGCTAAGGACAAGGGCAGCGGCAAGGAGCAGTCCATCTCGATCACCGGTGCCTCGACCCTGTCGGATACCGAAGTCGACAAGATGGTGAAGGACGCCGAGGCCAATGCCAGCGCTGACAAGGAGAAGCGCGAGAAGATCGACCTTAAGAACCAGGCCGAAACCCTCGTTTATCAAGCTGAAAAGCAGATGGGCGAACTGGGCGACAAAGTCGATGCTGACGCCAAGGCGAAGCTGGAGGAGAAGCGCCTCCAGCTCAAGGAAGCCACCGAGAAAGACGACTACGACGCGATGAAGACCCTGCTGGAGGAACTGCAGCAGGAGCTCTACACCGTTGGTGCTTCCGTCTATCAGCAGGAGGGTGCTGCAGCGGGCGGCGGAGCTCCTGGTGCTGATGCCGGTGCCGGTGCTAACGCCGGTGGTGGTGACGCCAGCGACGACGTTATCGACGCGGAGTTCACTGAGACCAAGTGA
- a CDS encoding O-antigen ligase translates to MTSHRGGQAFQLGLFLLPSSALLSGICLLVACVSGSRGRDCPVWQDRWTQPFLVASLLMLVGSLVAETGSLAWAGLANWLPFFWAFWAFRPHLASERQRRQAAWMLLAGTLPVLLTGLGQMFLGWQGPWQLGGGAIIWFVAPGGQPQGRLSALFDYANMAGAWLGVVWPLMLAAVLRPDGWRRRGAALLLTLSTVVAVLLTQSRNAMGALALAIPFVLGPMQWFWLLPLLLLLASPLFLVVLPGVPPGWRQLGMAVVPEPILDRLLERGGPTAWKHTRLGQWGYALELVAARPWLGWGAAAFSVLYPIYAAKRWHGHSHNLPLELAISHGLPVMLLIVGTVLLLLVVALRKGILQKAPMERAWWTATLVLVAMHATDLPFFDSRLNILGWTLLAGLAAFNQEVAQTPTPDPRPDRDGSAASSELGAP, encoded by the coding sequence ATGACGTCTCATCGCGGCGGTCAGGCGTTCCAGCTCGGCCTTTTTCTGCTTCCCTCCAGTGCTCTGCTCTCGGGCATCTGTCTCCTTGTGGCTTGTGTCAGCGGAAGTCGTGGCAGGGATTGTCCTGTTTGGCAGGACCGCTGGACGCAACCGTTTCTTGTCGCTTCCCTGTTGATGCTGGTGGGGTCCCTGGTGGCCGAAACAGGATCCCTTGCCTGGGCTGGGTTGGCCAATTGGTTGCCATTTTTCTGGGCTTTCTGGGCCTTTCGGCCCCATCTCGCCAGCGAACGGCAGCGCCGCCAGGCGGCTTGGATGTTGCTGGCCGGAACCTTGCCGGTGCTGCTGACCGGCCTGGGGCAAATGTTTCTGGGTTGGCAGGGTCCCTGGCAACTTGGAGGCGGCGCCATCATCTGGTTCGTTGCCCCCGGTGGCCAGCCGCAAGGGCGGCTTTCGGCCCTGTTTGATTACGCCAACATGGCGGGAGCCTGGCTCGGGGTGGTTTGGCCTTTGATGCTGGCGGCTGTTCTGCGACCGGATGGGTGGAGGCGGCGTGGTGCGGCTTTGTTGCTCACGCTTTCGACGGTTGTTGCTGTTTTGCTCACCCAGTCGCGCAATGCCATGGGAGCACTGGCCTTGGCGATTCCCTTCGTTCTGGGACCGATGCAGTGGTTCTGGTTGCTCCCCCTCCTGTTGTTGTTGGCCTCTCCGTTGTTCTTGGTGGTGCTGCCCGGTGTCCCCCCTGGATGGCGTCAACTGGGCATGGCTGTGGTGCCGGAGCCGATTCTCGATCGGCTTCTGGAGCGGGGAGGGCCCACCGCCTGGAAACACACCCGTCTGGGCCAGTGGGGGTATGCCTTGGAGTTGGTTGCGGCCCGTCCCTGGCTTGGCTGGGGGGCAGCCGCGTTCAGCGTGCTTTATCCGATTTATGCGGCCAAGCGATGGCATGGCCATTCCCACAATCTCCCGCTGGAGTTGGCGATCAGCCACGGCCTTCCGGTGATGCTGTTGATTGTCGGAACGGTGCTCCTGTTGCTGGTTGTGGCGCTGCGAAAGGGGATCCTGCAAAAAGCACCGATGGAACGGGCCTGGTGGACCGCCACGCTGGTGTTGGTGGCGATGCATGCCACCGACCTGCCGTTTTTCGACAGTCGCCTCAACATTCTCGGCTGGACGCTGTTGGCGGGTTTGGCTGCCTTTAACCAGGAGGTTGCGCAGACTCCTACTCCTGATCCAAGGCCTGATCGTGATGGTTCCGCAGCGTCGTCGGAGCTAGGGGCCCCCTGA
- the psbQ gene encoding photosystem II protein PsbQ codes for MLKALRRLAAFCLCVALSMGLMAPAAVDAAGINPDDLGVIRRQAAAFEATKSRLPDLARLVSEEDWVFTRNLIHGPMQEVGREMLYINQRLDKSDRKAADKVARSLKEAMADLDEAARLQDFSRMQKSYSAVAAGFDAYSDLIPAEALS; via the coding sequence ATGCTGAAGGCTCTGAGACGCCTGGCTGCGTTCTGCCTCTGCGTCGCGTTGAGCATGGGTCTGATGGCCCCGGCTGCTGTCGATGCTGCCGGCATCAATCCTGATGATCTGGGGGTGATCCGCCGCCAGGCCGCGGCATTTGAAGCCACCAAGTCTCGTCTGCCTGATCTAGCCCGGCTGGTGAGTGAAGAAGACTGGGTGTTCACTCGCAACCTCATCCACGGCCCCATGCAGGAAGTGGGCCGGGAAATGCTGTACATCAACCAGCGCTTGGATAAGAGCGACCGCAAAGCGGCCGACAAGGTGGCCCGCTCCTTGAAGGAAGCCATGGCCGATCTTGATGAGGCAGCGCGTCTGCAGGATTTCAGCCGCATGCAGAAGTCCTACAGCGCCGTCGCAGCCGGATTTGACGCCTACAGCGATCTGATCCCTGCTGAGGCCCTCAGCTGA
- a CDS encoding Tic20 family protein — protein sequence MQIPLWQRLLAPLVYLLPWSDAIPFGLGADGVFNQIPLLRLLIVPAVPLIQLNRGVPFGGLLLFFVLFLAVVRNPAVPYFLRFNTLQALLTDIVIVVLSFAFGILLQPIAGGSLLLSTLSSTIVIAVLAILVFALVECWRGREPDLPGISQAVRMQLY from the coding sequence GTGCAGATTCCCCTCTGGCAGCGGCTACTCGCACCGCTGGTGTACCTGCTCCCCTGGAGTGACGCCATTCCCTTTGGCCTAGGGGCTGACGGTGTGTTTAACCAGATCCCTTTGCTCAGACTGCTGATCGTTCCAGCAGTGCCTCTGATCCAACTGAATCGGGGGGTGCCTTTTGGTGGCCTGCTGCTGTTCTTCGTGCTTTTTCTGGCGGTGGTTCGGAATCCAGCCGTTCCCTACTTCCTGCGATTCAACACTCTGCAGGCCTTGCTCACAGACATCGTGATCGTTGTTCTGAGCTTTGCCTTTGGAATCCTGCTCCAACCGATTGCTGGAGGCAGCTTGCTGCTGAGCACCCTGTCCAGCACGATCGTGATCGCGGTGCTGGCCATTCTGGTGTTCGCTCTTGTGGAGTGCTGGCGAGGGCGTGAACCGGATCTGCCAGGCATCAGCCAAGCCGTGCGCATGCAGCTCTACTGA
- a CDS encoding FAD-binding oxidoreductase, whose amino-acid sequence MGVIGAGAIGLSTAWHLAQRGHHVSVYDPRLNDPVHRQGSANDLSGTSASLGVLMGHVFRRSSGRGWRLRRRSMELWPQWIRALQTHQPELKLHLGLLQIAEDEQAAERMEWLASQRVDLGLEIVSKEVLNKVWPTASHGGLHSLQDGRIDPLLLQQALREALNEQSVKQTTTAVVHLERNKNRWSVHRADGESTIHDVVVLSTALTTDALLEPLGHARAMTPVLGQALSLQLTTGPTSWTHWPSVLVDQGFNLIPTSPGRLLLGATVEPGDCASADPLILMRSLNERAPAWLRTATVLSHWSGLRARPVDRPAPLLEELEPGLILASGHYRNGVLLAPATAEWVAAALEQP is encoded by the coding sequence ATTGGTGTCATTGGTGCTGGAGCCATTGGCCTCAGCACCGCCTGGCATCTGGCCCAACGAGGTCATCATGTCTCTGTTTACGACCCTCGCCTGAACGACCCCGTTCATCGCCAGGGATCGGCAAACGATCTCAGTGGCACGTCAGCCTCTCTTGGGGTGCTGATGGGACATGTGTTTCGCCGCAGCAGCGGGCGGGGCTGGAGGCTTCGCCGCCGGAGCATGGAGCTCTGGCCGCAATGGATCAGAGCGCTTCAAACGCACCAGCCTGAGCTCAAGCTCCATCTGGGCTTATTGCAAATCGCCGAGGACGAACAAGCGGCTGAACGGATGGAGTGGCTTGCTAGCCAACGCGTCGACCTGGGCCTGGAAATAGTCTCCAAAGAAGTGCTGAACAAGGTCTGGCCGACGGCCAGCCATGGTGGGCTCCACTCGCTTCAAGACGGTCGAATCGACCCGCTGCTGCTTCAGCAAGCTCTGCGAGAGGCTCTGAATGAACAGAGCGTGAAGCAGACCACCACAGCAGTGGTCCACCTGGAGCGCAACAAAAACCGGTGGAGTGTGCATCGAGCTGACGGTGAGAGCACAATCCATGACGTCGTTGTGCTGTCCACAGCACTGACCACGGATGCTCTGCTGGAACCCCTGGGCCACGCCCGAGCGATGACGCCGGTGTTGGGCCAGGCTCTGTCACTCCAGCTAACGACGGGGCCAACGAGCTGGACCCACTGGCCCTCAGTGCTGGTGGATCAGGGCTTCAACCTGATTCCCACATCACCCGGGCGCTTGCTGCTTGGGGCCACCGTGGAACCGGGTGATTGCGCTTCGGCAGACCCTCTGATCTTGATGCGCAGCCTGAATGAACGGGCACCTGCATGGCTGCGCACTGCCACCGTGTTGAGCCACTGGAGCGGCCTGCGAGCCCGACCCGTGGATCGCCCTGCACCGCTGCTGGAGGAGCTGGAGCCTGGACTGATTCTTGCCAGCGGGCATTACCGCAATGGCGTGCTGCTCGCACCTGCCACAGCGGAGTGGGTTGCCGCTGCACTCGAGCAGCCATGA
- the purU gene encoding formyltetrahydrofolate deformylase codes for MSDATVILQMICPDRPGLVSELAGWVAANGGSIRHADHHTDAGAGLFLSRIEWQLKGFGIPRDALPEAAQALGERLGGEAQLHFSDAFPRVAIFASKQSHCLQDLLWRVQSGELPMQVPLVIANHPDLEPLCASFEIPFIYVPVRKDSKAEAEHRILQLLEENAVELAVLAKYMQVLSSEFLERFPQVINIHHSFLPAFKGAQPYHRAWDRGVKLIGATAHYVTEDLDDGPIIEQTTVPVSHRDEVEDLIRKGRDTERLALARALRLHLRRQVMVYRGRTAVFA; via the coding sequence GTGAGTGACGCCACGGTCATCCTCCAGATGATCTGTCCCGACCGCCCGGGCTTGGTCAGCGAATTAGCGGGTTGGGTGGCAGCCAATGGCGGCAGCATTCGCCATGCCGATCACCACACCGACGCCGGAGCGGGGTTGTTTCTCAGCCGGATCGAATGGCAGCTCAAGGGTTTCGGCATTCCCCGGGATGCCCTGCCCGAGGCAGCTCAGGCCCTGGGAGAGCGGCTTGGTGGTGAGGCACAGCTCCACTTCTCAGACGCCTTTCCCCGCGTGGCGATCTTTGCCAGCAAGCAGAGCCATTGTTTGCAGGATCTGCTTTGGCGTGTCCAAAGCGGAGAGCTGCCGATGCAGGTTCCCTTGGTCATCGCCAATCATCCGGATCTGGAACCCCTGTGTGCGTCGTTCGAGATTCCTTTTATTTATGTGCCTGTCAGAAAGGATTCCAAGGCCGAAGCGGAGCACCGAATCTTGCAGCTGCTTGAGGAGAACGCCGTTGAACTTGCGGTGCTGGCCAAATACATGCAGGTTCTTAGTTCGGAGTTTCTCGAGCGATTTCCACAGGTCATCAACATTCACCATTCCTTCCTTCCAGCGTTCAAGGGCGCGCAGCCTTACCACCGGGCCTGGGACCGTGGGGTCAAGCTCATCGGTGCCACAGCGCATTACGTCACCGAGGATCTGGATGATGGTCCGATCATTGAGCAAACCACGGTTCCCGTCAGCCATCGGGATGAGGTGGAGGATCTGATCCGCAAGGGCCGTGACACCGAACGCCTTGCTCTGGCGCGGGCCCTTCGCTTGCATCTGCGCCGTCAGGTGATGGTTTACCGAGGACGCACCGCCGTTTTTGCATGA
- a CDS encoding argininosuccinate synthase, protein MGRAKKVVLAYSGGVDTSVCIPYLKQEWGVEDVITFAADLGQGDELEPIRQKALDAGASQSLVGDLIEPFIKDFAFPAIRANALYEGRYPLSTALARPLIAKRLVEVAREVGADAVAHGCTGKGNDQVRFDVAIAALAPDLKVLTPAREWGMSREETIAYGERFGMPAPVSKKSPYSIDLNLLGRSIEAGPLEDPMVAPPEEVFAMTRSVEAAPDASEEIEIAFEAGNPVAINGQRLDPVALIREANRLAGTHGIGRLDMIENRVVGIKSREIYETPGLLLLIQAHQELESLTLAADVLRSKRQLEMQWADLVYQGLWYGPLKDALDGFMDRTQTYVNGVVRLRLHKGTATVTGRGSADSSLYVPEMASYGSEDQFDHRAAEGFIYVWGLPTRLWSASHRRSG, encoded by the coding sequence ATGGGCCGCGCCAAGAAGGTGGTACTCGCCTATTCCGGGGGAGTGGATACCAGTGTCTGCATCCCGTACCTCAAGCAGGAATGGGGCGTGGAGGACGTGATCACATTTGCTGCAGATCTCGGCCAGGGCGATGAGCTGGAACCGATTCGTCAGAAAGCGCTCGATGCCGGTGCCAGTCAGTCGCTGGTGGGAGATCTGATCGAGCCGTTCATCAAGGATTTCGCCTTTCCGGCGATTCGTGCCAATGCCCTGTACGAAGGCCGTTACCCCCTCTCCACCGCTCTGGCCAGGCCTCTGATCGCCAAGCGCCTTGTCGAGGTGGCCCGGGAAGTGGGTGCTGATGCTGTCGCCCATGGCTGTACAGGCAAAGGCAACGACCAGGTGCGTTTTGATGTGGCCATCGCAGCGCTGGCGCCTGATCTCAAGGTCCTCACCCCCGCCCGTGAGTGGGGCATGAGCCGTGAGGAGACCATTGCTTACGGCGAACGCTTTGGGATGCCCGCCCCGGTGAGCAAGAAATCGCCCTACTCAATTGATCTGAATCTGCTCGGCCGCAGCATCGAGGCTGGACCTCTGGAAGATCCGATGGTGGCTCCGCCGGAAGAGGTCTTCGCGATGACCCGATCGGTGGAGGCTGCTCCCGATGCCTCAGAAGAGATCGAGATTGCTTTTGAAGCGGGCAATCCTGTTGCGATCAATGGGCAGCGTCTGGATCCCGTGGCGTTGATCCGTGAAGCCAACCGTTTGGCGGGAACCCACGGCATTGGTCGTCTCGACATGATCGAGAACCGTGTGGTGGGAATCAAATCCCGGGAGATCTATGAAACGCCTGGGCTGTTGCTTCTGATCCAGGCCCACCAGGAACTGGAAAGCCTGACCCTGGCCGCCGATGTTCTGCGTAGCAAGCGGCAATTGGAGATGCAGTGGGCTGACCTCGTTTACCAAGGTCTTTGGTATGGCCCCCTCAAGGATGCTCTTGACGGCTTCATGGATCGCACCCAGACCTACGTCAATGGTGTCGTTCGTCTCCGGCTCCACAAGGGAACAGCCACGGTCACCGGTCGCGGCTCAGCGGACAGCAGTCTTTATGTTCCCGAGATGGCGTCCTACGGCAGTGAGGATCAGTTCGATCACCGTGCTGCGGAGGGTTTCATTTACGTCTGGGGTCTGCCAACCCGGCTCTGGTCAGCATCCCACCGTCGTTCAGGCTGA
- a CDS encoding shikimate dehydrogenase produces the protein MINGGTSLLGLLGNPVRHSLSPVMHNAALESMGLNWRYLALPCETKSLDLVLQGLRAVGCQGLNVTIPHKQAIAELCNELSPLARRLGAVNTLVPGVDGGWYGTNTDVEGFLAPLGANEDWAGRDAVVIGCGGSARAVVAGLQSLKLNTITVVGRRSEALQAFNTDLQQENAPLTACLENAPQLKEAVAQAALVVNTTPVGMAKHGDPKAMPLGAELWSGLSPKAVLYDLIYTPRPTSWLTTGQRRGHRCIDGLEMLVQQGAASLRLWSGRHDVPTEAMRSAAETALAT, from the coding sequence ATGATCAACGGCGGCACCAGCCTTTTGGGCCTGCTCGGCAATCCAGTGCGCCACTCGCTTTCGCCGGTGATGCACAACGCAGCCCTCGAATCAATGGGGCTCAACTGGCGCTACCTGGCCCTTCCTTGCGAAACCAAGAGCCTTGATTTGGTGTTGCAGGGTCTCAGGGCCGTTGGCTGCCAGGGCCTCAACGTCACCATCCCGCACAAGCAGGCCATCGCTGAACTTTGTAATGAGCTGAGCCCTCTGGCGCGGCGACTTGGTGCCGTCAACACCCTGGTTCCAGGGGTCGACGGTGGCTGGTACGGCACCAACACCGACGTGGAGGGCTTTCTGGCACCACTTGGTGCCAACGAAGACTGGGCCGGACGCGATGCCGTGGTGATCGGCTGCGGCGGATCGGCCCGTGCGGTGGTCGCCGGCCTGCAAAGCCTGAAGCTGAACACAATCACCGTGGTGGGACGACGAAGCGAAGCCTTGCAGGCCTTCAACACCGATCTGCAACAAGAGAATGCCCCTTTAACGGCCTGCCTCGAGAACGCGCCCCAGCTCAAAGAAGCCGTCGCCCAAGCAGCTCTCGTGGTGAACACGACCCCGGTGGGAATGGCAAAGCACGGTGACCCCAAAGCAATGCCCCTGGGTGCGGAACTCTGGTCAGGGCTGAGCCCAAAGGCGGTTTTGTACGACCTCATTTACACACCAAGGCCCACCAGCTGGCTCACTACCGGGCAACGCCGCGGCCATCGCTGCATCGATGGCCTCGAGATGCTGGTGCAGCAGGGCGCTGCATCGCTGCGGCTTTGGAGTGGACGCCATGACGTTCCAACCGAGGCGATGCGAAGCGCCGCCGAGACTGCTCTTGCGACCTAA
- a CDS encoding radical SAM protein: protein MLAFPSSYSVGITSLGYQIVWATLAQRSDVDVRRLFTDQHDPLPRHCDLFGLSLSWELDGPVLPELLQNQRIPIWALERGDEDPIVFGGGPVLTANPEPLAPFFDAVLLGDGELLLPAFIDALQSCRQASRAERLRHLAQVPGVYVPSLYAPQYDPDGELIGIEPIDPAVPALVEKQTWRGNTLSHSTVVTPEAAWPDIHMVEVVRSCPELCRFCLASYLTLPFRTPSLDDGLIPAVEKGLQATKRLGLLGASVTQHPQFADLLHWLDQDRFDDTRVSVSSVRAATVTPDLGRILAKRGSRSLTIAIESGSERMREVVNKKLTTEAIHGAARHAKQGGLSSLKLYGMVGLPTESDDDVEATADLLLALKKGTAGLRFTLGVSTFVPKAQTPFQWQGVRPEAEKRLKRLAKRLKPKGIEFRPESYGWSVIQALLSRSDRRLAPVIAAVGEDRNSMGGWKKTYRAALNGELQPMPGPALPPPPQWSAVIHEPWEASRILPWTHLRGPLAPTTLRNHHDQALDQE, encoded by the coding sequence CAGCACGATCCCTTGCCCCGCCATTGCGATCTGTTCGGGCTCTCCCTGAGCTGGGAACTCGACGGCCCTGTGCTGCCGGAGCTACTGCAAAACCAGCGGATTCCGATCTGGGCCCTGGAGCGGGGAGATGAGGACCCCATCGTGTTCGGCGGCGGACCGGTGCTCACGGCCAACCCCGAACCCTTGGCACCGTTCTTTGATGCCGTGCTGCTCGGAGACGGCGAACTTCTGCTGCCCGCCTTCATCGACGCTCTGCAGAGCTGCCGGCAGGCATCGCGGGCGGAACGACTCAGACACCTGGCTCAGGTTCCAGGGGTATACGTGCCGTCGCTGTATGCCCCGCAATACGACCCAGACGGCGAGCTGATCGGCATCGAACCGATCGATCCAGCGGTTCCAGCCCTCGTCGAAAAGCAGACCTGGCGAGGCAACACCCTCAGTCACTCAACGGTGGTCACCCCTGAGGCCGCTTGGCCCGACATCCACATGGTGGAGGTGGTGCGCAGTTGCCCTGAACTTTGCAGGTTCTGTCTGGCCAGCTACCTGACCCTTCCGTTCCGGACGCCGTCGTTGGATGACGGTCTGATCCCAGCCGTGGAGAAAGGCCTGCAAGCCACCAAACGCCTTGGCCTGTTGGGTGCTTCCGTCACCCAGCATCCCCAGTTCGCCGACCTCCTCCACTGGCTGGATCAGGACCGTTTCGATGACACCCGCGTCAGCGTTAGCTCGGTGAGAGCAGCCACCGTGACCCCGGATTTGGGTCGGATCCTGGCCAAACGGGGCAGCCGCTCCCTGACCATCGCCATCGAAAGCGGCAGTGAACGGATGCGCGAGGTGGTGAACAAGAAACTCACCACGGAGGCCATCCATGGGGCGGCCCGCCATGCCAAACAAGGCGGCCTCTCGAGTCTCAAGCTCTACGGGATGGTGGGCTTGCCGACGGAATCGGATGACGACGTCGAAGCAACGGCAGATCTCCTGCTGGCCCTCAAAAAAGGAACAGCCGGACTGCGCTTTACCCTGGGGGTGAGCACCTTTGTACCCAAAGCCCAGACCCCCTTCCAGTGGCAAGGGGTCAGACCGGAAGCTGAGAAGCGCCTCAAACGCCTGGCCAAAAGGTTGAAACCGAAGGGAATCGAGTTCCGACCGGAGAGCTATGGATGGAGCGTGATTCAGGCCCTGCTCTCCCGCAGCGACCGTCGCCTGGCCCCGGTGATCGCGGCCGTTGGCGAAGACCGCAACAGCATGGGCGGCTGGAAAAAGACCTACCGGGCTGCTCTCAACGGTGAGCTCCAACCGATGCCAGGGCCAGCCCTGCCGCCGCCGCCGCAATGGAGTGCCGTGATCCACGAACCATGGGAGGCCTCACGGATCCTGCCCTGGACCCACCTCAGGGGGCCCCTAGCTCCGACGACGCTGCGGAACCATCACGATCAGGCCTTGGATCAGGAGTAG